From a region of the Alnus glutinosa chromosome 1, dhAlnGlut1.1, whole genome shotgun sequence genome:
- the LOC133882496 gene encoding uncharacterized protein LOC133882496 isoform X2, with protein sequence MEDGLRSGGRSGLVVKNRNSSGCLIVRKKTADGVGGVGSSSTRNVSESKKKKRLRLVTSDSGSSEELSLAPRRRVGPETLRVCNGLSAFEKGIVDGSGIGRKRDRLEHIRHYDDGMVGRNGFDESQRKRGKLDVFEFDEYDGVEMERMRRKHLNDGGIEVGGRRFFGAVDMTRSGIEREYEAGSSRHGVDKRKSLYSDRTSGLNLGDNVDNSRFKMNRDGPQRPPSFLREKFMGPSDEPIRVQGKNGVLKVMVNKKKKLRGPLENFDHRKAEENRRGSRTEDIAKRNVVIPSSSYSERKLLEKPGVLVLPKKTQMTLRKSLSSKNSKGSDWDSEDSDTSLKLGLKNVEARNSMKRISCEEEKTPPCDKIPPTLIKEGKVRRGSGTEKQKLRERIREMLLSAHWTIDYRPRRNRDYLDAVYINPSGTAYWSIIKAYDALQKQLRDEDVEPKPSEDGSSFAPIADEVLCQLTRKTRKKIEREMKKKQIDCSENENTTKSAVKRSASTKHDVESMDSDSHEEKLSSFIKQSGKSLKSRMNENGSASVNSKCQNSTRHLHDSIEKPSSGSNSRMLHGRKSRKLGRCTLLVRGSNKGQNSETDGFVPYTGKLTLLSWLIDSGTVGLSQKVQYMNRRRTRVMLEGWITRDGIHCGCCSKILTVSKFEIHAGSKLRQPFQHIYLESGVSLLQCQIDAWNRREESERTDYHPIETGGDDPNDDTCGICGDGGDLICCDGCPSTFHQSCLDIQMLPPGDWHCPNCTCKFCGVVSGIVALGDDATASSLLICSLCEKKYHKSCMPEVDAIPFDSNSSVPSFCGKKCKELFEHLQKYLGVKHELEAGFSWSLIHRMDEDSDTSLRGLPQRVECNSKLAVALTVMDECFLPIVDRRSGINLIHNVLHNCGSNLNRLNYGGFYTVILERGDEIISAASIRFHGTKLAEMPFIGTRHIYRRQGMCRRLFGAIESALCSLKVERLIIPAIAELMHTWTVVFGFTPLEDSLKQEMRSMNMLVFPGTDMLQKLLLVQENIEGNMTTSPGAKKRECKSKHSSRPEVENKSDVESSAGQDSHGCSGTGSDHAKEITDEVAAADDPHGCDDAGLHRANETSDEVVAADNKSNMNSLADPHGCDDDACLHHTNEITDEVAATDNTSDMDSSAGHDLHGCDDAGLHYANDSADNKSGIDAASGHDPHGCDDACLPCANEIIDDVAPADSSFLDASHKLKIPVLTEWAICSDSFSGYKLAASASEKKCESPPNASHDAPEIKKELVLDFIDKDNMQFSFQCPVVSLNKTSVKSRAVDVSREVTIPVFVEGTTCFDSHSEDKLAQSASVRIHMFPSDIGHDAPALENEPVMDCPVVDNGQSLGESDMDEAHEVNSNVDHLEPVPSSGKVLAENTTKEMNETLDVSDSTQNGCASD encoded by the exons ATGGAGGACGGTTTGAGATCTGGTGGCCGGTCAGGGCTTGtggttaaaaatagaaattctTCAGGTTGCTTAATTGTTAGAAAGAAAACTGCGGATGGAGTGGGAGGGGTTGGTTCGTCTAGTACTCGGAACGTTTCCGAgtcgaagaagaaaaagaggttGAGGTTGGTTACGAGTGATTCGGGCTCGAGTGAAGAGCTCTCGCTGGCACCTAGGAGAAGGGTTGGCCCTGAAACTTTAAGGGTCTGTAATGGTTTATCTGCTTTCGAAAAGGGTATTGTAGATGGGAGCGGAATAGGTAGAAAGAGGGATAGGTTAGAACATATTAGGCACTATGATGATGGTATGGTTGGTAGGAATGGTTTTGATGAGAGCCAAAGAAAGAGAGGTAAGTTGGATGTATTTGAATTTGATGAGTATGACGGGGTTGAGATGGAAAGGATGCGGAGGAAGCATTTGAATGATGGTGGAATTGAAGTTGGGGGTAGAAGGTTttttggagctgtggacatgaCTCGGAGTGGGATTGAGAGGGAATATGAAGCCGGGTCTAGTAGACACGGTGTTGACAAGAGAAAGAGTTTATATTCTGACCGAACGAGTGGCTTGAATTTGGGAGATAATGTTGATAATAGTAGGTTTAAGATGAATAGGGATGGACCTCAGCGACCTCCATCCTTTTTGAGAGAGAAGTTTATGGGTCCTTCAGATGAACCCATCAGAGTTCAGGGGAAAAATGGTGTTTTGAAGGTGATGgtaaacaagaagaaaaagttgcGTGGACCTCTGGAAAACTTTGATCACCGGAAAGCTGAGGAAAATAGAAGGGGTTCAAGGACTGAAGATATTGCTAAGAGGAATGTAGTAATTCCTTCGTCGTCATACTCGGAGAGAAAACTTCTTGAGAAACCAGGTGTACTTGTCCTACCAAAAAAAACCCAGATGACTTTGCGGAAATCGTTATCAAGTAAGAATAGTAAGGGCAGCGACTGGGATTCAGAGGACAGTGATACATCATTGAAGCTAGGATTGAAGAACGTGGAAGCTCGTAATTCTATGAAGAGGATAAGTTGCGAAGAGGAAAAGACTCCTCCATGTGACAAGATCCCTCCAACTTtgatcaaagaaggaaaagttAGGCGTGGCAGTGGCACAGAAAAGCAAAAACTGCGCGAACGGATTAGAGAGATGCTTCTAAGTGCTCACTGGACGATAGATTATCGGCCTAGGAGGAACAGAGACTATCTAGATGCTGTGTACATTAACCCCTCAGGAACAGCGTACTGGTCAATCATAAAGGCCTATGATGCACTTCAAAAGCAATTGAGAGATGAGGATGTTGAGCCTAAACCCAGTGAGGATGGATCTTCTTTTGCTCCTATAGCTGATGAGGTACTTTGCCAATTAACTAGGAAAACTcgaaagaaaattgagagagaaatgaaaaagaagcaGATAGATTGCAGTGAGAATGAAAATACGACAAAATCTGCTGTAAAAAGATCTGCAAGTACCAAGCATGATGTGGAGAGCATGGACAGTGATAGCCATGAAGAGAAACTAAGCTCCTTCATAAAGCAGAGTGGTAAGTCCTTGAAGAGTAGAATGAATGAGAATGGTTCTGCCAGTGTAAACTCAAAATGTCAGAATTCTACTCGTCATTTGCATGATAGCATTGAGAAACCATCATCTGGATCCAATTCCCGTATGCTACATGGaagaaaaagtagaaaactTGGCAGATGTACTTTGTTGGTCCGTGGCTCTAACAAGGGACAAAATTCGGAAACGGATGGTTTTGTTCCCTATACTGGAAAACTGACGCTGCTTTCTTGGCTGATTGACTCGGGAACTGTGGGATTAAGCCAAAAAGTGCAGTATATGAACCGTCGGCGGACTCGAGTAATGCTGGAGGGCTGGATTACACGAGATGGCATTCATTGTGGTTGCTGCAGTAAAATCCTTACAGTTTCGAAGTTTGAGATTCATGCAGGGAGCAAATTGCGTCAGCCATTTCAACACATATATCTTGAGTCTGGAGTATCTCTTCTGCAGTGCCAAATAGATGCATGGAATAGACGAGAAGAGTCTGAACGCACTGATTACCACCCTATAGAAACAGGTGGAGATGATCCAAATGATGACACTTGTGGCATCTGTGGAGATGGTGGGGATTTGATCTGCTGTGATGGTTGCCCGTCAACATTCCATCAGAGTTGCTTGGATATACAG ATGCTTCCACCCGGTGATTGGCACTGTCCAAATTGTACATGCAAATTCTGTGGTGTTGTCAGTGGAATTGTTGCTCTAGGAGATGATGCAACTGCGTCTTCACTACTCATTTGCAGTTTGTGTGAGAAAAAAT ATCACAAATCATGCATGCCGGAGGTGGACGCTATTCCTTTTGATTCCAATAGTTCAGTCCCTTCTTTTTGTGGGAAAAAATGTAAAGAG CTCTTTGAGCACTTGCAAAAGTATCTTGGAGTCAAACATGAGCTGGAAGCAGGCTTTTCTTGGTCTCTTATTCATAGAATGGACGAAGACTCAGATACATCTCTTCGAGGGCTTCCTCAAAGGGTGGAATGCAATTCTAAGCTAGCTGTTGCACTGACTGTTATGGATGAATGCTTTTTGCCAATTGTTGACAGGAGAAGTGGCATTAATTTAATACATAATGTTCTTCATAATTGTGG ATCAAACTTGAATCGTCTAAACTACGGTGGCTTCTACACTGTTATTTTGGAGAGGGGTGATGAAATAATTTCTGCAGCTTCTATCAG GTTCCATGGGACCAAGTTAGCGGAGATGCCATTTATTGGAACTCGCCATATATATAGGCGTCAAGGGATGTGCCGCCGGCTTTTTGGTGCTATTGAATCA GCTCTCTGCTCTCTCAAGGTTGAGAGACTGATTATTCCTGCAATTGCCGAACTCATGCATACATGGACTGTGGTTTTTGGGTTCACCCCTCTTGAGGATTCACTCAAGCAAGAAATGAGATCAATGAATATGTTAGTCTTCCCTGGTACAGATATGTTACAGAAGCTGCTACTGGTGCAAGAAAACATTGAGGGAAACATGACAACCAGCCCAG GTGCAAAGAAAAGAGAGTGCAAAAGCAAACATTCTAGTAGGCCTGAGGTGGAAAATAAATCTGATGTGGAATCTTCAGCGGGGCAAGATTCTCATGGGTGTAGCGGTACTGGTTCAGATCATGCAAAGGAGATAACTGATGAAGTTGCAGCTGCGGATGATCCTCATGGGTGTGATGATGCTGGTCTGCATCGTGCTAATGAGACAAGTGATGAAGTTGTAGCTGCAGATAATAAATCTAATATGAATTCTTTGGCTGATCCTCATGGGTGTGATGATGATGCTTGTCTGCATCATACTAATGAGATAACTGATGAAGTTGCAGCCACCGACAATACATCTGATATGGATTCCTCAGCTGGGCATGATCTACATGGGTGTGATGATGCTGGCTTGCATTATGCTAATGATTCTGCAGATAATAAATCTGGTATAGATGCTGCATCGGGGCATGATCCTCATGGATGTGATGATGCATGTTTGCCTTGTGCCAATGAGATAATTGATGATGTTGCACCTGCAGATTCAAGTTTTTTAGATGCTTCCCATAAACTTAAGATTCCAGTTCTGACTGAGTGGGCTATATGTTCTGACTCTTTTTCTGGGTACAAGTTGGCTGCATCTGCTTCTGAGAAGAAATGTGAGTCTCCCCCTAATGCAAGCCATGATGCACCAGAGATCAAAAAAGAGCTAGTGTTGGATTTTATTGACAAAGATAATATGCAGTTTTCTTTCCAATGTCCGGTTGTGTCCTTAAATAAAACTTCCGTGAAGAGTAGAGCAGTAGATGTTTCTCGTGAAGTTACAATTCCTGTTTTCGTAGAGGGAACTACATGTTTCGACTCTCATTCAGAGGACAAGTTAGCTCAATCTGCATCTGTCAGGATACATATGTTTCCCTCTGATATAGGTCATGATGCACCTGCGTTGGAAAATGAACCAGTAATGGATTGCCCTGTTGTAGATAATGGCCAGTCTTTGGGAGAGAGTGATATGGATGAGGCCCATGAAGTAAACAGTAATGTTGACCATCTCGAGCCTGTTCCTTCTTCAGGGAAAGTTTTGGCTGAGAACACCACCAAGGAGATGAATGAAACCCTAGATGTCTCTGATTCTACTCAAAATGGTTGTG CATCTGACTGA
- the LOC133882496 gene encoding uncharacterized protein LOC133882496 isoform X1 encodes MEDGLRSGGRSGLVVKNRNSSGCLIVRKKTADGVGGVGSSSTRNVSESKKKKRLRLVTSDSGSSEELSLAPRRRVGPETLRVCNGLSAFEKGIVDGSGIGRKRDRLEHIRHYDDGMVGRNGFDESQRKRGKLDVFEFDEYDGVEMERMRRKHLNDGGIEVGGRRFFGAVDMTRSGIEREYEAGSSRHGVDKRKSLYSDRTSGLNLGDNVDNSRFKMNRDGPQRPPSFLREKFMGPSDEPIRVQGKNGVLKVMVNKKKKLRGPLENFDHRKAEENRRGSRTEDIAKRNVVIPSSSYSERKLLEKPGVLVLPKKTQMTLRKSLSSKNSKGSDWDSEDSDTSLKLGLKNVEARNSMKRISCEEEKTPPCDKIPPTLIKEGKVRRGSGTEKQKLRERIREMLLSAHWTIDYRPRRNRDYLDAVYINPSGTAYWSIIKAYDALQKQLRDEDVEPKPSEDGSSFAPIADEVLCQLTRKTRKKIEREMKKKQIDCSENENTTKSAVKRSASTKHDVESMDSDSHEEKLSSFIKQSGKSLKSRMNENGSASVNSKCQNSTRHLHDSIEKPSSGSNSRMLHGRKSRKLGRCTLLVRGSNKGQNSETDGFVPYTGKLTLLSWLIDSGTVGLSQKVQYMNRRRTRVMLEGWITRDGIHCGCCSKILTVSKFEIHAGSKLRQPFQHIYLESGVSLLQCQIDAWNRREESERTDYHPIETGGDDPNDDTCGICGDGGDLICCDGCPSTFHQSCLDIQMLPPGDWHCPNCTCKFCGVVSGIVALGDDATASSLLICSLCEKKYHKSCMPEVDAIPFDSNSSVPSFCGKKCKELFEHLQKYLGVKHELEAGFSWSLIHRMDEDSDTSLRGLPQRVECNSKLAVALTVMDECFLPIVDRRSGINLIHNVLHNCGSNLNRLNYGGFYTVILERGDEIISAASIRFHGTKLAEMPFIGTRHIYRRQGMCRRLFGAIESALCSLKVERLIIPAIAELMHTWTVVFGFTPLEDSLKQEMRSMNMLVFPGTDMLQKLLLVQENIEGNMTTSPGAKKRECKSKHSSRPEVENKSDVESSAGQDSHGCSGTGSDHAKEITDEVAAADDPHGCDDAGLHRANETSDEVVAADNKSNMNSLADPHGCDDDACLHHTNEITDEVAATDNTSDMDSSAGHDLHGCDDAGLHYANDSADNKSGIDAASGHDPHGCDDACLPCANEIIDDVAPADSSFLDASHKLKIPVLTEWAICSDSFSGYKLAASASEKKCESPPNASHDAPEIKKELVLDFIDKDNMQFSFQCPVVSLNKTSVKSRAVDVSREVTIPVFVEGTTCFDSHSEDKLAQSASVRIHMFPSDIGHDAPALENEPVMDCPVVDNGQSLGESDMDEAHEVNSNVDHLEPVPSSGKVLAENTTKEMNETLDVSDSTQNGCGEGSLQFKTDSNIQIACEIKNRLHSSDDNSGIDAHERAESGSV; translated from the exons ATGGAGGACGGTTTGAGATCTGGTGGCCGGTCAGGGCTTGtggttaaaaatagaaattctTCAGGTTGCTTAATTGTTAGAAAGAAAACTGCGGATGGAGTGGGAGGGGTTGGTTCGTCTAGTACTCGGAACGTTTCCGAgtcgaagaagaaaaagaggttGAGGTTGGTTACGAGTGATTCGGGCTCGAGTGAAGAGCTCTCGCTGGCACCTAGGAGAAGGGTTGGCCCTGAAACTTTAAGGGTCTGTAATGGTTTATCTGCTTTCGAAAAGGGTATTGTAGATGGGAGCGGAATAGGTAGAAAGAGGGATAGGTTAGAACATATTAGGCACTATGATGATGGTATGGTTGGTAGGAATGGTTTTGATGAGAGCCAAAGAAAGAGAGGTAAGTTGGATGTATTTGAATTTGATGAGTATGACGGGGTTGAGATGGAAAGGATGCGGAGGAAGCATTTGAATGATGGTGGAATTGAAGTTGGGGGTAGAAGGTTttttggagctgtggacatgaCTCGGAGTGGGATTGAGAGGGAATATGAAGCCGGGTCTAGTAGACACGGTGTTGACAAGAGAAAGAGTTTATATTCTGACCGAACGAGTGGCTTGAATTTGGGAGATAATGTTGATAATAGTAGGTTTAAGATGAATAGGGATGGACCTCAGCGACCTCCATCCTTTTTGAGAGAGAAGTTTATGGGTCCTTCAGATGAACCCATCAGAGTTCAGGGGAAAAATGGTGTTTTGAAGGTGATGgtaaacaagaagaaaaagttgcGTGGACCTCTGGAAAACTTTGATCACCGGAAAGCTGAGGAAAATAGAAGGGGTTCAAGGACTGAAGATATTGCTAAGAGGAATGTAGTAATTCCTTCGTCGTCATACTCGGAGAGAAAACTTCTTGAGAAACCAGGTGTACTTGTCCTACCAAAAAAAACCCAGATGACTTTGCGGAAATCGTTATCAAGTAAGAATAGTAAGGGCAGCGACTGGGATTCAGAGGACAGTGATACATCATTGAAGCTAGGATTGAAGAACGTGGAAGCTCGTAATTCTATGAAGAGGATAAGTTGCGAAGAGGAAAAGACTCCTCCATGTGACAAGATCCCTCCAACTTtgatcaaagaaggaaaagttAGGCGTGGCAGTGGCACAGAAAAGCAAAAACTGCGCGAACGGATTAGAGAGATGCTTCTAAGTGCTCACTGGACGATAGATTATCGGCCTAGGAGGAACAGAGACTATCTAGATGCTGTGTACATTAACCCCTCAGGAACAGCGTACTGGTCAATCATAAAGGCCTATGATGCACTTCAAAAGCAATTGAGAGATGAGGATGTTGAGCCTAAACCCAGTGAGGATGGATCTTCTTTTGCTCCTATAGCTGATGAGGTACTTTGCCAATTAACTAGGAAAACTcgaaagaaaattgagagagaaatgaaaaagaagcaGATAGATTGCAGTGAGAATGAAAATACGACAAAATCTGCTGTAAAAAGATCTGCAAGTACCAAGCATGATGTGGAGAGCATGGACAGTGATAGCCATGAAGAGAAACTAAGCTCCTTCATAAAGCAGAGTGGTAAGTCCTTGAAGAGTAGAATGAATGAGAATGGTTCTGCCAGTGTAAACTCAAAATGTCAGAATTCTACTCGTCATTTGCATGATAGCATTGAGAAACCATCATCTGGATCCAATTCCCGTATGCTACATGGaagaaaaagtagaaaactTGGCAGATGTACTTTGTTGGTCCGTGGCTCTAACAAGGGACAAAATTCGGAAACGGATGGTTTTGTTCCCTATACTGGAAAACTGACGCTGCTTTCTTGGCTGATTGACTCGGGAACTGTGGGATTAAGCCAAAAAGTGCAGTATATGAACCGTCGGCGGACTCGAGTAATGCTGGAGGGCTGGATTACACGAGATGGCATTCATTGTGGTTGCTGCAGTAAAATCCTTACAGTTTCGAAGTTTGAGATTCATGCAGGGAGCAAATTGCGTCAGCCATTTCAACACATATATCTTGAGTCTGGAGTATCTCTTCTGCAGTGCCAAATAGATGCATGGAATAGACGAGAAGAGTCTGAACGCACTGATTACCACCCTATAGAAACAGGTGGAGATGATCCAAATGATGACACTTGTGGCATCTGTGGAGATGGTGGGGATTTGATCTGCTGTGATGGTTGCCCGTCAACATTCCATCAGAGTTGCTTGGATATACAG ATGCTTCCACCCGGTGATTGGCACTGTCCAAATTGTACATGCAAATTCTGTGGTGTTGTCAGTGGAATTGTTGCTCTAGGAGATGATGCAACTGCGTCTTCACTACTCATTTGCAGTTTGTGTGAGAAAAAAT ATCACAAATCATGCATGCCGGAGGTGGACGCTATTCCTTTTGATTCCAATAGTTCAGTCCCTTCTTTTTGTGGGAAAAAATGTAAAGAG CTCTTTGAGCACTTGCAAAAGTATCTTGGAGTCAAACATGAGCTGGAAGCAGGCTTTTCTTGGTCTCTTATTCATAGAATGGACGAAGACTCAGATACATCTCTTCGAGGGCTTCCTCAAAGGGTGGAATGCAATTCTAAGCTAGCTGTTGCACTGACTGTTATGGATGAATGCTTTTTGCCAATTGTTGACAGGAGAAGTGGCATTAATTTAATACATAATGTTCTTCATAATTGTGG ATCAAACTTGAATCGTCTAAACTACGGTGGCTTCTACACTGTTATTTTGGAGAGGGGTGATGAAATAATTTCTGCAGCTTCTATCAG GTTCCATGGGACCAAGTTAGCGGAGATGCCATTTATTGGAACTCGCCATATATATAGGCGTCAAGGGATGTGCCGCCGGCTTTTTGGTGCTATTGAATCA GCTCTCTGCTCTCTCAAGGTTGAGAGACTGATTATTCCTGCAATTGCCGAACTCATGCATACATGGACTGTGGTTTTTGGGTTCACCCCTCTTGAGGATTCACTCAAGCAAGAAATGAGATCAATGAATATGTTAGTCTTCCCTGGTACAGATATGTTACAGAAGCTGCTACTGGTGCAAGAAAACATTGAGGGAAACATGACAACCAGCCCAG GTGCAAAGAAAAGAGAGTGCAAAAGCAAACATTCTAGTAGGCCTGAGGTGGAAAATAAATCTGATGTGGAATCTTCAGCGGGGCAAGATTCTCATGGGTGTAGCGGTACTGGTTCAGATCATGCAAAGGAGATAACTGATGAAGTTGCAGCTGCGGATGATCCTCATGGGTGTGATGATGCTGGTCTGCATCGTGCTAATGAGACAAGTGATGAAGTTGTAGCTGCAGATAATAAATCTAATATGAATTCTTTGGCTGATCCTCATGGGTGTGATGATGATGCTTGTCTGCATCATACTAATGAGATAACTGATGAAGTTGCAGCCACCGACAATACATCTGATATGGATTCCTCAGCTGGGCATGATCTACATGGGTGTGATGATGCTGGCTTGCATTATGCTAATGATTCTGCAGATAATAAATCTGGTATAGATGCTGCATCGGGGCATGATCCTCATGGATGTGATGATGCATGTTTGCCTTGTGCCAATGAGATAATTGATGATGTTGCACCTGCAGATTCAAGTTTTTTAGATGCTTCCCATAAACTTAAGATTCCAGTTCTGACTGAGTGGGCTATATGTTCTGACTCTTTTTCTGGGTACAAGTTGGCTGCATCTGCTTCTGAGAAGAAATGTGAGTCTCCCCCTAATGCAAGCCATGATGCACCAGAGATCAAAAAAGAGCTAGTGTTGGATTTTATTGACAAAGATAATATGCAGTTTTCTTTCCAATGTCCGGTTGTGTCCTTAAATAAAACTTCCGTGAAGAGTAGAGCAGTAGATGTTTCTCGTGAAGTTACAATTCCTGTTTTCGTAGAGGGAACTACATGTTTCGACTCTCATTCAGAGGACAAGTTAGCTCAATCTGCATCTGTCAGGATACATATGTTTCCCTCTGATATAGGTCATGATGCACCTGCGTTGGAAAATGAACCAGTAATGGATTGCCCTGTTGTAGATAATGGCCAGTCTTTGGGAGAGAGTGATATGGATGAGGCCCATGAAGTAAACAGTAATGTTGACCATCTCGAGCCTGTTCCTTCTTCAGGGAAAGTTTTGGCTGAGAACACCACCAAGGAGATGAATGAAACCCTAGATGTCTCTGATTCTACTCAAAATGGTTGTGGTGAGGGTTCCTTGCAATTTAAAACtgattcaaatattcaaattgcATGTGAGATAAAAAACAGATTACATTCATCTGATGACAATTCTGGGATTGATGCACATGAAAGGGCTGAATCTGGTTCTGTTTGA
- the LOC133882513 gene encoding imidazoleglycerol-phosphate dehydratase, chloroplastic-like, with product MVLTAAARLVEYSISSPLLKPRIRVSQRPLAPTLTSFPKRTIFPPNRRQLLTMSHDPRRPISCAASVDENGSTITASPSGAGARIGEVKRVTKETNVSVKINLDGSGVAENNTGIPFLDHMLDQLASHGLLDVHVKATGDIHIDDHHTNEDIALAIGTAFLQALGDRKGINRFGDFSAPLDEALIHVALDLSGRPHLSYDLQIPTQRVGTYDTQLVEHFFQSLVNTSGMTLHIRQLAGRNSHHIIEATFKAFARALRQATEYDPRRRGTIPSSKGVLSRS from the exons ATGGTGCTAACCGCAGCTGCGCGTCTTGTAGAATATTCCATCTCATCTCCGCTGCTAAAACCCAGGATTAGGGTTTCTCAGAGACCTCTCGCTCCCACTCTCACTTCTTTTCCTAAGCGCACAATTTTCCCACCAAATCGTCGCCAGCTCCTGACAATGTCTCATGACCCACGGAGACCCATTTCGTGTGCCGCTTCGGTCGACGAAAATGGCTCGACTATAACCGCTTCTCCGTCCGGCGCAG GGGCTCGGATTGGGGAGGTCAAGAGGGTCACGAAGGAGACCAATGTGTCGGTGAAAATAAACTTGGATGGTTCAGGGGTTGCTGAGAATAATACCGGGATTCCCTTCCTTGATCACATGTTGGAT CAACTTGCTTCGCATGGGCTGTTGGATGTTCATGTGAAGGCTACTGGGGACATCCACATTGACGATCATCACACAAACGAAGATATTGCTCTTGCCATTGGAACG GCTTTTTTGCAGGCACTTGGTGATAGGAAAGGAATAAATCGGTTTGGTGACTTCTCCGCTCCTCTTGATGAAGCACTAATACATGTTGCGCTG GATTTATCTGGCCGACCACATTTAAGTTATGACCTGCAAATACCTACTCAGAGAGTTGGAACATATGACACTCAG TTGGTGGAGCACTTTTTTCAGTCTCTGGTGAATACTTCTGGCATGACACTTCACATTCGCCAG CTTGCCGGAAGAAATTCTCACCATATAATTGAAGCAACCTTCAAAGCTTTTGCAAGAGCTCTTCGACAAGCAACAGAATATGACCCACGTCGCCGTGGGACCATTCCAAG TTCAAAAGGAGTGCTATCACGATCTTGA
- the LOC133882522 gene encoding photosystem II D1 precursor processing protein PSB27-H2, chloroplastic, with amino-acid sequence MEAFLAAKTCPTIISKRMENILKPDNEYKLQSRSHVVLSSQEAPSSRRHIIVCTGALLVTTLTFNYGLTPSVVWAEEKSNGREEEDAGIVGAVKSLFDPNEKTKAGKVLPKAYLNSAREVVKTLRESLKEDPKDIAKFRRTADAAKESIRGYLSSWRGQQTVVQEESYVVLEKAIRSLASFYSKAGPSAPLPEEVKSEILNDLNTAEGFL; translated from the exons ATGGAAGCTTTTCTTGCTGCAAAGACTTGCCCCACTATAATCTCCAAGAGAATGGAGAATATCTTGAAACCTGACAATGAGT ATAAACTGCAATCAAGGAGTCATGTTGTGCTATCCTCTCAAGAAGCTCCGTCGAGTCGCCGACATATCATAGTGTGTACTGGTGCTTTATTGGTTACCACACTGACCTTCAACTACGGCTTAACACCGTCGGTTGTTTGGGCGGAAGAAAAGTCGAACGGCCGAGAGGAAGAGGATGCAGGAATTGTTGGGGCTGtcaaatcattatttgatccTAACGAGAAGACCAAGGCCGGTAAAGTGTTGCCAAAGGCTTACTTGAATTCAGCGAGAGAGGTTGTGAAGACACTGCGGGAATCCTTGAAGGAGGACCCCAAGGATATTGCTAAGTTTAGACGCACTGCAGATGCAGCAAAGGAGTCCATTCGAGGGTACTTGAGCAGTTGGAGGGGACAACAGACTGTGGTTCAAGAG GAATCATATGTTGTGTTAGAGAAAGCTATTAGATCATTGGCCAGCTTCTACTCGAAGGCAGGCCCATCTGCCCCACTTCCAGAAGAGGTTAAGTCAGAGATATTAAATGACCTGAACACAGCTGAAGGGTTTTTGTAA